The Shewanella mangrovisoli genome has a window encoding:
- a CDS encoding helix-turn-helix transcriptional regulator has translation MICTPISYPSKTSAQTFSNFLKHTRTENQLSQEELCCLLRQKSCLFDTLDAITISRWERGVNIPSLAKQAEIVEIFGSELFDIYREDKTFIHEGLSLINLFESSIERSEHPYYRNKPYRVEFIDSQDDNFMTLLQLSLVYESNPRLSLTNRQLTQPFICGLSLVVAFSFGEQIVGHSLFCRTQAKVALEFMNDEVDLFEVIGHHSQSIPDTLMVFSSFGVTPHIENYMMSVYLHKMALSRSIKYLSFSICDEALKRKLTQFKLPLFKIRTLDNYHKPLKNYSFFASRTEVMANRNLLKLSVIPSAKSQTIDPVFFMQLGTSI, from the coding sequence ATGATTTGTACGCCTATCTCCTATCCAAGCAAAACAAGTGCACAGACATTCTCCAATTTCTTAAAACACACTCGCACTGAAAACCAGTTGTCTCAGGAAGAGCTATGTTGCCTGCTACGGCAAAAGAGTTGTTTGTTCGATACCTTAGATGCCATCACTATCAGCCGCTGGGAACGCGGGGTGAATATTCCCTCATTGGCCAAACAAGCGGAAATTGTCGAAATTTTTGGCTCTGAACTATTTGATATTTATCGTGAAGATAAAACTTTTATCCATGAAGGCTTATCACTGATCAATTTATTTGAGTCCAGTATCGAGCGTAGTGAACATCCTTACTATCGAAATAAACCCTATCGCGTCGAGTTTATTGATAGCCAGGATGACAACTTTATGACCTTGCTGCAGTTGAGCTTGGTTTATGAGAGTAATCCACGGCTTTCCTTGACGAATCGTCAATTAACTCAGCCCTTCATTTGCGGATTATCGCTGGTGGTCGCCTTTAGTTTTGGTGAGCAGATCGTGGGGCATAGTCTGTTTTGCCGCACTCAGGCTAAGGTTGCGCTCGAATTTATGAACGACGAGGTGGATTTATTCGAAGTCATTGGCCATCACTCCCAGTCGATTCCCGATACCTTGATGGTGTTTTCATCCTTTGGGGTGACGCCACATATTGAGAACTACATGATGTCTGTTTACCTCCATAAGATGGCCTTAAGTCGCTCGATCAAGTACTTAAGTTTTAGCATTTGTGATGAAGCCTTAAAGCGTAAACTCACGCAGTTTAAATTACCGCTTTTTAAGATCCGAACCTTAGATAACTATCATAAACCCTTAAAAAATTACTCATTTTTTGCAAGTCGAACCGAAGTGATGGCGAATCGAAATTTGCTGAAATTGTCTGTCATTCCTTCGGCTAAGTCACAGACAATCGATCCCGTTTTCTTTATGCAGTTAGGGACCAGCATATGA